The sequence TTCCGAATACGGAATCAGCCAATTCAATTTCCCCTACTTGTGCCCCAGTTTGGTTAAATAGAGCTACTTTAGGCATAGCGAATCCTCCTTTCCTAATTACTTACCGCTTTTTACTGTAGACTTTACAACCACATATCCGTTGTTTGGTCCAGGTATTGCACCCCTGATCAACAACAAGTTACGCTCTGTATCTACTTTAACTACTTCTAAGTTTTGAACTGTTACTTTATCGGTACCCATACGTCCAGGCAATTTCATTCCCTTGAACACGCGGTTAGCTGCAATAGAACCTAGAGAACCTGGTCCTCTGTGGTATCTAGAACCGTGAGCCATTGGTCCGCGAGAGTGTCCGTGACGCTTGATCGCACCAGCGAATCCTTTACCTTTAGATGTTCCAGTTACATCAACCTTTTCACCTTCGGCAAATACGTCAGCTTTCACTTCCTGACCTACTTCAAAACCTTCCATGCCGCGGAATTCGCGAACGATACGCTTAGCTGTTGTGTTAGCTTTCTTCGCATGACCTTGTTCAGGCTTGTTAGCGCGAGTTTCTTTCTTCTCGTCGAAACCAAGCTGCAAAGATTCGTATCCATCCACTTCGTTTGTCTTCTTTTGAAGAACAACGTTAGGACCAGCTTCAACAACTGTTACTGGGATTACTTCTCCAGTAGGAGCGAAAATTTGAGTCATACCAACCTTCTTACCTAAGATTCCTTTAGACATGTTTGCCACCTCCTGATTCAAAAATTCTTCGTTCTGATATATTGAATGTAATTATCGTTAATTAGAAATTACAATTTGATTTCGATATCTACGCCAGATGGTAGATCCAAACGCATTAGCGCATCCACAGTTTGTGGAGTTGGATTAACGATATCGATCAAACGCTTATGCGTACGCATCTCGAATTGCTCACGAGAATCTTTGTACTTATGAACCGCACGAAGGATTGTGTAAACCTGCTTCTCAGTAGGAAGAGGAATCGGTCCGGACACCTCTGCACCGGAACGCTTAGCAGTATCAACAATCTTTTCTGCGGACTGATCAAGCACTCTGTGATCATAAGCCTTTAAACGAATACGAATCTTTTGCTTTGCCATTTAAGTCCCTCCTTTTCGCCCATTTTATAAACGGACAATTCTCCGCGGAAATTTACCCTGATCGTAACCCGTCAACCTTACGGCGAGTTGGGTTGGTGGCTCGTCACCATGACAATGCCTCCGGGTGTGTCAGCAACCTCCCGCATCATCGCGTCCATCGACCAACATTCAACATTATATTAAAAAGCCCAATACATTGCAAGCTTTTTTTCAACATTTTCTGTTTGGTCTTCAACTCTCAAGTTGATGCTTCGAAAATGACTCTGCCATATTCAAGAGTTCTCTTTCAAAACTTTATCCATAATACCTATTTCTCAACACTTTTGCAACCCCCAAACGACAAAAAGCCCCCAATTGGAAGGCTTTTGTATTTATAGGATAGGTTTTACTATTTTGCCTTAGCGGTCATCCTTATCCAGACTCTCTCGTTTTCCACCCGCTTCGTCAGTCCGTGGTCATCGAGCGATTCTAGG is a genomic window of Ammoniphilus sp. CFH 90114 containing:
- the rplC gene encoding 50S ribosomal protein L3; the protein is MSKGILGKKVGMTQIFAPTGEVIPVTVVEAGPNVVLQKKTNEVDGYESLQLGFDEKKETRANKPEQGHAKKANTTAKRIVREFRGMEGFEVGQEVKADVFAEGEKVDVTGTSKGKGFAGAIKRHGHSRGPMAHGSRYHRGPGSLGSIAANRVFKGMKLPGRMGTDKVTVQNLEVVKVDTERNLLLIRGAIPGPNNGYVVVKSTVKSGK
- the rpsJ gene encoding 30S ribosomal protein S10, giving the protein MAKQKIRIRLKAYDHRVLDQSAEKIVDTAKRSGAEVSGPIPLPTEKQVYTILRAVHKYKDSREQFEMRTHKRLIDIVNPTPQTVDALMRLDLPSGVDIEIKL